A window of the Brassica napus cultivar Da-Ae chromosome C5, Da-Ae, whole genome shotgun sequence genome harbors these coding sequences:
- the LOC106398129 gene encoding uncharacterized protein LOC106398129 → MVLEDFDMEEDSLPDLELSYLPTELINTSTCPPVIIANDRQLQNFVGFVQKCVSTRLCVTSKAKVENLNEPDFDLNKSPADSSTAQEEGNSVDRGNEPAPVFVERQCEKKKEKISRVEVDEDAYHADTMISAKEDIHKMSKFSVFNVVKKGQLFENKTLLKATFEICAMKHNFHYEVIKTDRQLWYVRCEDNACNWCVRVECLKDSAYFIIKKYVGEHTCAPSSKTKPGRTASTKTIGSLIMHRYEGVKEGPKCNDIIHIMLMDHGCEITKSLAWDAREYAVNDVRGIQERSYRKILKYLHMLREANPGTHSSYEIDSKGRFRYLFIAFGQSIRGFNRVIRRVIVVDGTFLKNKYKGVLLVATAIDGNSNLYPLLAF, encoded by the coding sequence ATGGTTTTGGAGGattttgatatggaagaagatagcTTACCCGATTTAGAGTTGAGTTATCTACCTACTGAGTTGATCAATACATCAACTTGTCCacctgtgatcattgcaaatgATCGACagcttcaaaattttgttggttttgttCAAAAGTGTGTTTCTACTCGATTGTGTGTAACATCTAAAGCCAAAGTTGAGAATCTGAATGAACCAGACTTTGATCTTAACAAGTCGCCAGCTGATTCAAGTACTGCTCAAGAGGAGGGAAACTCGGTTGATAGGGGGAACGAACCAGCTCCTGTGTTTGTTGAGAGGCAGTgcgagaaaaagaaagaaaagattagcAGAGTCGAAGTTGATGAGGATGCCTATCATGCTGATACCATGATCTCGGCCAAAGAGGACATACATAAGATGTCAAAGTTTTCTGTGTTCAATGTTGTTAAGAAGGGACAATTGTTTGAGAACAAAACTTTGCTGAAGGCGACTTTCGAGATATGTGCAATGAAGCATAACTTTCACTACGAGGTTATCAAAACGGATAGACAGCTTTGGTATGTTAGATGTGAGGATAATGCATGCAATTGGTGTGTTCGAGTAGAGTGTTTGAAGGATTCTGCATATTTCATTATCAAAAAGTATGTCGGTGAACATACATGCGCACCTTCAAGCAAAACCAAACCGGGTAGGACTGCTTCAACCAAAACTATAGGTAGTCTGATTATGCATAGGTATGAAGGGGTTAAGGAAGGGCCGAAATGCAATGATATAATACATATTATGCTTATGGATCATGGCTGTGAGATCACGAAATCTTTAGCATGGGATGCTCGTGAATATGCGGTTAATGATGTTAGAGGTATACAAGAGAGAAGTTATAGAAAAATACTGAAATACTTGCACATGCTGAGAGAGGCTAATCCGGGTACACATTCATCGTATGAGATTGACAGCAAAGGGAGATTTCGGTACCTGTTTATTGCATTTGGGCAATCGATACGAGGATTTAACAGAGTCATAAGGAGGGTTATTGTGGTTGATGGCACTTTTCTGAAGAACAAATACAAAGGAGTTCTATTGGTAGCAACTGCCATAGACGGAAATTCTAATTTGTATCCTCTTCTTGCAttctga